Proteins found in one Legionella pneumophila subsp. pascullei genomic segment:
- the hisH gene encoding imidazole glycerol phosphate synthase subunit HisH: MIAVIDVSGNNLTSLTNALIRLGCHFALTHDAEEIQKASHVILPGVGTARSGMKALQQNGLIDVLRTLTQPLLGICLGMQLLLEFSEEDDVPCLGLIPGVAELLKAERNHPVPHMGWNNLHWQKISSLQQGLNNSDYVYFVHSYALKAEDYALARCQYHEEFTAVVKKDNFYGMQFHPEKSADVGMVLLNNFLSLESTC, encoded by the coding sequence ATGATTGCTGTAATTGATGTCAGTGGAAATAATTTAACTTCTCTAACAAATGCCTTGATTAGATTGGGGTGCCATTTTGCGCTGACCCATGATGCTGAAGAAATACAAAAAGCAAGCCATGTCATTTTACCTGGTGTTGGAACAGCGCGCTCTGGTATGAAGGCTTTGCAGCAAAATGGGCTAATAGACGTTTTAAGAACCTTAACCCAACCGCTTCTTGGAATCTGTCTTGGAATGCAATTATTGCTTGAATTCAGTGAGGAAGACGACGTACCTTGCCTAGGTTTGATTCCTGGAGTTGCAGAGTTATTAAAAGCAGAAAGAAATCATCCTGTTCCTCATATGGGATGGAACAATCTTCATTGGCAAAAAATATCCTCATTACAACAAGGATTAAATAATAGTGATTATGTTTATTTTGTGCATAGCTATGCTCTAAAAGCAGAAGATTATGCATTGGCTCGATGTCAGTATCATGAAGAGTTCACTGCCGTCGTAAAAAAAGATAATTTTTATGGCATGCAATTTCATCCAGAAAAATCAGCTGATGTTGGTATGGTATTACTAAATAATTTTTTATCTTTGGAGTCTACATGTTAG
- a CDS encoding DJ-1/PfpI family protein — translation MKKVLKKEEAANKKLGVLIYESVQPMDVIGPWEVFATWKTILDAPIDMFLVAETSNEVCCANQISLKPHCEFNNSPQFNYLLVPGGFGRLKQVNNPSLISFLKNQAQSCEYLLSICTGAFLLHAAGLLTNHEATTYWRAIPELKSFDDVQLVEKRIVKSDKVWTTGGISSGIDMAFEFISTIAGNDVAGKVQLLFEYFPHNKLYCKPAMVSELPSYYTAKKEEAVSEMNLPEYIKEFFKKS, via the coding sequence ATGAAAAAAGTGCTGAAAAAGGAAGAAGCAGCTAATAAAAAATTGGGGGTTTTGATTTATGAAAGCGTCCAGCCTATGGATGTTATTGGGCCATGGGAAGTTTTTGCAACCTGGAAAACTATTCTTGATGCCCCTATTGATATGTTTCTAGTGGCAGAAACCAGCAATGAAGTTTGTTGTGCAAATCAAATAAGCCTGAAACCTCATTGTGAATTTAATAATTCTCCACAATTTAATTATTTGCTGGTTCCGGGAGGATTTGGCAGACTAAAGCAAGTAAATAATCCAAGTTTGATTTCTTTTTTGAAAAATCAGGCTCAAAGCTGTGAATATTTGCTTTCTATTTGTACTGGAGCATTTTTATTGCATGCGGCAGGGCTATTGACTAATCATGAAGCAACAACTTATTGGCGTGCTATTCCTGAATTAAAATCTTTTGATGATGTCCAATTGGTTGAAAAACGTATCGTTAAGTCAGATAAAGTTTGGACTACTGGTGGAATTTCCAGTGGCATTGATATGGCATTTGAGTTTATTTCAACCATTGCCGGCAATGACGTCGCTGGAAAAGTACAGTTGCTTTTTGAATATTTCCCTCATAACAAGCTGTATTGTAAGCCTGCTATGGTGAGTGAGTTGCCTTCTTACTATACAGCTAAAAAGGAAGAGGCTGTGTCGGAAATGAATTTGCCTGAGTACATTAAAGAGTTCTTCAAGAAAAGTTAA
- the hisF gene encoding imidazole glycerol phosphate synthase subunit HisF has product MLTKRIIPCLDVRDNQVVKGVKFRNHRIIGDILPLAAHYSASGADELVFYDITASSDDRSVCPDWVNKVAATINIPFTVAGGIRTLHQARLILNAGADKISINSPALENPSLINELSKEFGKQCVVVGVDSQWIVDDYYVYQYTGNENKSINSKRKTREWILEIQDRGAGEIVLNCMQSDGVRMGYDILQLSEMINLCQVPLIASGGAGKIDDFIEVFKKSDVSGALAASVFHDKILVISDIKLALRTENIEVRL; this is encoded by the coding sequence ATGTTAACCAAGCGAATCATTCCCTGCCTTGACGTTCGTGATAATCAGGTTGTCAAGGGAGTAAAATTTCGCAACCATAGAATAATTGGAGACATACTCCCTTTGGCTGCTCACTACTCAGCATCAGGTGCCGACGAATTAGTATTTTATGATATTACTGCAAGTAGCGATGACCGTTCTGTTTGTCCTGATTGGGTCAATAAAGTAGCTGCTACTATCAATATTCCATTTACAGTGGCTGGAGGCATCCGAACCTTGCATCAAGCAAGATTAATATTAAATGCCGGAGCAGATAAAATCTCAATCAACAGCCCTGCGTTGGAAAACCCTTCATTGATTAATGAATTGAGCAAAGAGTTTGGAAAGCAATGTGTGGTCGTAGGGGTTGATAGTCAGTGGATAGTTGATGATTATTATGTCTATCAGTATACCGGTAATGAAAATAAAAGTATCAACTCAAAACGTAAAACTCGAGAATGGATACTTGAAATTCAAGACCGCGGTGCTGGCGAGATAGTCCTTAATTGCATGCAATCCGATGGTGTGCGAATGGGATATGATATTTTGCAGCTATCTGAAATGATAAACCTATGCCAGGTTCCCCTTATCGCATCAGGCGGTGCTGGAAAAATTGATGATTTTATTGAAGTATTTAAGAAATCTGATGTCAGTGGGGCTTTGGCAGCAAGCGTTTTTCATGACAAAATACTGGTAATCAGTGACATAAAATTAGCATTACGAACAGAGAATATTGAGGTAAGACTATGA
- a CDS encoding 1-(5-phosphoribosyl)-5-[(5-phosphoribosylamino)methylideneamino] imidazole-4-carboxamide isomerase encodes MLVIPAIDLQSGRCVRLKQGRFDQVTQFDILPIERALYFARLGAKRLHVVDLDGARSGKMQQLDLICSMQNTGIAIQAGGGIRSIEQALACTNAGISQLVIGSIAITNPDLTIQIIEKIKPENIVLALDVRVDTKVPLLAINGWQNNSTSSLWELVSYYENFGIKHILCTDIACDGMMNGPNFDLYQQAVEYFPQIAWQASGGIRHLQDITTLDSLGISAVILGLMLYQDHVNLEELLC; translated from the coding sequence ATGTTAGTTATTCCAGCTATTGATTTGCAATCTGGACGGTGTGTTCGCTTAAAACAAGGACGATTTGATCAAGTTACGCAATTTGATATTTTGCCCATAGAAAGGGCATTGTATTTTGCCAGGTTAGGCGCAAAACGCCTTCACGTAGTAGACTTGGATGGTGCGCGTAGCGGGAAAATGCAACAGTTGGATCTCATTTGTTCCATGCAAAATACAGGGATAGCAATTCAAGCGGGAGGTGGAATCAGGAGTATAGAACAGGCTTTGGCATGCACTAATGCAGGAATTTCACAATTGGTTATTGGCAGTATTGCTATTACAAATCCTGATTTGACAATACAAATCATTGAAAAGATTAAACCCGAAAATATTGTTCTTGCTCTGGATGTTCGTGTTGATACAAAAGTTCCACTTCTTGCAATTAATGGCTGGCAAAATAATAGTACAAGCAGTCTTTGGGAATTAGTGTCCTATTACGAAAACTTTGGGATAAAACACATACTTTGTACAGATATCGCATGCGATGGCATGATGAATGGACCTAATTTCGATTTGTACCAACAAGCAGTCGAATATTTTCCTCAGATTGCCTGGCAAGCCTCAGGAGGAATTCGCCACTTGCAGGACATTACAACTCTGGATTCATTAGGAATATCCGCCGTAATCCTTGGTTTAATGCTTTATCAAGATCATGTGAATTTAGAGGAATTATTATGTTAA
- the hisC gene encoding histidinol-phosphate transaminase: MSILNLVRPDLLNGQNYIPGGENARYRSHANELPWAPVTMDGHNLNYYPNIGLQMDLQKQLARRYQINSDQIVLTRGSDDGIELVTKLFLTARKDAFMQFSPTFPMYAFYVRLQQAELIECPLDRRTNFRLTLDQIENSWKPNCKVIMFCSPNNPTGNLVDLNLIAKTCELYTNQSIIVVDEAYIEFANASSATSLIGEFENLIVLRTLSKAFGLAGLRLGCIIAQSPIIQAFNKIIAPYSIATPSMELAKRALNNSDWFTKTIEQIKSSRAMIVKKFADSPIIEKIYPTETNFILIQTRYSKQLTTWLAHHGIAVRDFPSSSLLHDHLRITVGNDEQNQLLIDALSLFNADVAGLNYEKDFIY, translated from the coding sequence ATGTCCATACTTAATCTAGTTCGTCCAGATTTATTAAATGGCCAAAATTATATACCAGGTGGAGAGAATGCTCGCTACCGATCACATGCTAATGAACTGCCTTGGGCCCCAGTTACTATGGATGGGCATAATTTAAATTATTATCCAAACATCGGTTTACAAATGGATCTGCAAAAGCAATTAGCAAGACGTTATCAAATCAATTCCGATCAAATAGTACTCACCAGAGGAAGTGATGATGGCATTGAATTGGTTACCAAACTTTTTTTAACTGCACGAAAAGACGCTTTCATGCAATTTTCCCCTACTTTTCCTATGTACGCTTTTTATGTTCGGCTACAACAAGCAGAATTGATCGAATGTCCTTTGGATAGAAGGACTAATTTTCGCCTCACCCTGGATCAAATTGAAAATAGCTGGAAACCGAACTGCAAGGTTATCATGTTTTGCAGTCCTAATAACCCGACCGGTAATTTGGTGGATTTAAATCTAATTGCCAAGACATGCGAACTGTATACGAATCAGTCGATCATTGTTGTGGACGAAGCGTATATAGAGTTTGCAAACGCTTCAAGCGCTACGTCCTTAATTGGAGAGTTTGAAAATCTGATTGTCTTAAGAACCTTGTCGAAAGCCTTTGGGCTGGCTGGATTACGTTTAGGCTGCATTATAGCCCAGAGTCCTATTATTCAAGCTTTTAATAAAATCATTGCCCCCTATTCCATTGCCACTCCTAGTATGGAGCTGGCTAAAAGAGCTTTGAATAATAGCGATTGGTTCACAAAAACTATTGAGCAAATCAAATCATCCCGTGCCATGATTGTAAAAAAATTCGCCGATAGTCCAATCATCGAAAAAATTTATCCTACGGAAACCAATTTCATTCTCATTCAAACCCGATATTCAAAACAATTGACCACTTGGCTTGCCCATCATGGCATAGCAGTAAGAGATTTTCCTTCATCGTCTTTATTGCATGATCATCTTCGTATTACAGTGGGTAACGATGAACAAAATCAATTATTGATTGATGCCTTATCCTTATTTAACGCCGATGTAGCAGGATTAAATTATGAAAAAGATTTTATTTATTGA
- the hisB gene encoding bifunctional histidinol-phosphatase/imidazoleglycerol-phosphate dehydratase HisB, translated as MKKILFIDRDGTLVEEPFDFQVDSLDKIKLTSGVIPALLQLQKAGFTFIMVSNQNGIGTAAFPEEDFAVCHEFILDLFSSQGIIFDEIFICPHTPEDNCICRKPKTGLLERYLKETAFAKHYSWVIGDRDTDKEFADNLGVNFLPISKTNTWEMVASAIIYNSRKASVQRKTKETAIHLSVQLDTDQTSVIDTPIPFFTHMLEQVAKHGGFDLQLQASGDLEVDEHHLIEDTAIALGEAIRTALGDKWGINRYGYTLPMDESLATIAIDISGRSFCDFKGQFTREFVGGMATEMVPHFFQSLSSALAATIHIQVTGTNHHHMIEACFKVLGRALRQACSRTNDYLPSTKGVL; from the coding sequence ATGAAAAAGATTTTATTTATTGACCGCGATGGTACTTTAGTTGAAGAACCTTTTGATTTTCAAGTCGATTCTCTGGATAAAATTAAATTAACTTCTGGTGTAATACCAGCCCTATTGCAATTACAAAAAGCCGGCTTTACATTCATTATGGTATCCAATCAAAACGGCATAGGAACTGCGGCTTTTCCGGAAGAAGATTTTGCTGTTTGCCATGAATTTATCCTCGATCTGTTTTCCTCTCAAGGCATTATTTTTGATGAGATTTTTATATGCCCTCATACCCCTGAAGACAATTGTATTTGTAGAAAACCTAAAACTGGCCTGCTCGAACGCTATCTAAAAGAGACTGCATTTGCTAAACATTATTCATGGGTAATTGGCGACCGAGATACTGATAAAGAATTTGCTGATAATCTGGGCGTTAATTTCTTGCCTATTTCAAAAACAAATACATGGGAAATGGTGGCTTCAGCTATCATCTACAATTCTCGTAAAGCTTCTGTGCAGAGAAAAACAAAGGAAACTGCAATACATTTGTCAGTTCAACTGGATACCGATCAAACCAGCGTCATAGACACACCTATTCCCTTCTTCACTCACATGTTGGAGCAAGTGGCAAAGCACGGAGGTTTTGATTTGCAATTGCAAGCTTCAGGAGATTTAGAGGTGGATGAGCACCACTTAATTGAGGATACAGCGATTGCGTTGGGGGAAGCAATTAGAACAGCGCTTGGTGACAAATGGGGGATTAATCGTTATGGTTATACCCTTCCTATGGATGAATCATTAGCTACCATTGCAATCGATATCAGTGGCAGAAGCTTTTGTGATTTCAAAGGCCAGTTTACCCGTGAATTTGTTGGTGGTATGGCAACAGAAATGGTTCCTCACTTTTTCCAATCGCTATCCAGTGCGTTGGCGGCAACAATACACATCCAGGTAACAGGCACCAATCATCATCACATGATTGAAGCTTGCTTCAAAGTATTAGGCAGAGCCTTACGCCAGGCATGCTCAAGAACAAATGATTATCTACCTTCAACCAAGGGTGTATTATGA
- the hisIE gene encoding bifunctional phosphoribosyl-AMP cyclohydrolase/phosphoribosyl-ATP diphosphatase HisIE: MSDLDINSLDWQKMNGLLPAIIQNAENGKVLMLGYMNQEALIATLTTGQLTLYSRSRKRLWRKGESSGNSMALQHISADCDNDSLLIQVIPKGPACHLGYSTCYQPHNNYTLGFVDGLIELINERAEEKNPNSYTAQLLDSGTDRCAQKLGEEAVETVIAAVSNNKEELINETADLIYHLLVLLKACELSFYDVLLCLQARDRSVHT; encoded by the coding sequence ATGAGTGACTTGGACATTAACTCTCTTGATTGGCAAAAGATGAATGGACTATTACCAGCAATAATCCAAAATGCAGAAAATGGCAAGGTATTGATGCTGGGTTATATGAATCAGGAAGCATTAATTGCCACATTAACTACAGGGCAACTGACCTTATACAGCAGAAGTCGAAAAAGATTATGGCGTAAGGGGGAATCTTCTGGCAATAGTATGGCTCTGCAACATATTAGTGCCGATTGCGACAATGACAGTCTTTTGATCCAGGTCATTCCTAAAGGACCTGCTTGTCATTTAGGGTACTCAACCTGTTATCAACCACATAATAATTATACTCTTGGTTTTGTTGATGGTTTGATTGAATTAATTAATGAACGTGCTGAGGAAAAAAATCCAAACAGTTATACAGCCCAACTCTTGGATTCTGGAACCGATAGATGCGCTCAAAAATTAGGAGAAGAGGCGGTAGAAACAGTGATCGCTGCTGTTAGTAACAATAAAGAAGAACTTATCAACGAAACAGCCGATTTAATTTATCATTTATTAGTGCTTTTAAAAGCTTGTGAATTAAGTTTTTATGATGTTTTACTGTGTTTGCAAGCAAGAGACAGAAGTGTCCATACTTAA